The following proteins are co-located in the Nilaparvata lugens isolate BPH chromosome 14, ASM1435652v1, whole genome shotgun sequence genome:
- the LOC111058184 gene encoding methyltransferase-like protein gives MDDTEKRPQFGNRHLLDKNDTFQHNAWDNVEWNDEQKERAEAKVSEQMSQLIDEQRQKELQDAADKSWDSFYSIHQNRFFKDRHWLFTEFPELAPNLDQGKPENSETTATDSENSTKLDENLENITTKLKTSTSLVKDCEKVVENTSGNCQTKIGGNSDNYTKRSVADSENSSTNSQNSSADLGRNSANLSKTSVENTENFCDTSSSLRVDHGNISSNSGRSTQSDSVLTKTSVENSENFCDSSASLRVDHGNISNNSGRSTQSDSVLTKTSVENSENFCDSSASLRVDHDNISSNSGRSTQSDSVLTKTSVENTENFCDSSASLRVDHDNISSNSGGSTQSDSVDPVLSTDPAKNGGKKNILEIGCGVGNSIFPILQYSQEENLFVYGCDFSSTAIEVLKQSKNYDTKRCNAFVCDVTQGDWKAPFGYESLDVVIIIFVLSAIHPNKVAAVIDKVYKYLKPGGLAVFRDYGRYDMAQLRFKPGQCLQKNFYAKGDGTFVYYFTKEEVGELFTRAGFIKEQLLEDKRLQVNRGKRIEMYRVWIQGKFRKPE, from the exons GGACAACGTGGAGTGGAATGACGAACAGAAGGAGAGAGCAGAGGCTAAAGTGAGTGAACAGATGAGTCAGTTGATAGACGAACAACGTCAAAAGGAATTACAAGATGCAGCTGATAAAAGTTGGGATTCGTTCTACAGTATACACCAGAATCG ATTTTTCAAAGACCGTCACTGGCTTTTCACGGAATTCCCAGAGCTGGCACCAAATCTGGACCAAGGAAAACCGGAAAATTCAGAAACAACAGCGACTGATTCCGAAAACTCCACGAAActggatgaaaatttggaaaatattactACAAAACTAAAAACATCGACAAGTTTAGTGAAGGATTGTGAAAAAGTTGTTGAAAACACTTCAGGAAATTGTCAAACGAAAATAGGGGGAAATTCGGACAACTATACAAAACGTTCAGTTGCAGATTCGGAGAATTCTTCGACAAATTCACAAAATTCGTCAGCAGATCTAGGGCGAAATTCGGCTAACTTGTCTAAAACTTCAGTTGAGAATACGGAGAATTTTTGTGATACTTCGAGTAGTTTACGTGTTGATCACGGGAATATTTCAAGCAATTCTGGAAGATCAACACAATCTGACAGTGTCTTGACAAAAACTTCAGTTGAGAATTCGGAGAATTTTTGTGATAGTTCGGCTAGTTTACGTGTTGATCACGGGAATATATCAAACAATTCTGGAAGATCAACACAATCTGACAGTGTCTTGACGAAAACGTCAGTTGAGAATTCAGAGAATTTTTGTGATAGTTCGGCTAGTTTACGTGTTGATCACGACAATATTTCGAGCAATTCTGGAAGATCAACACAATCTGACAGTGTCTTGACGAAAACATCAGTTGAGAATACGGAGAATTTTTGTGATAGTTCGGCTAGTTTACGTGTTGATCACGACAATATTTCGAGCAATTCTGGAGGATCAACACAATCTGATAGTGTTGACCCAGTTCTGTCTACAGACCCTGCAAAAAATGgtggaaagaaaaatatcttggaAATCGGCTGTGGAGTGGGGAATTCTATTTTTCCTATTTTGCAATACAGTCAAGAAGAGAATTTGTTCGTTTATGGATGTGATTTCTCCAGTACTGCGATAGAAGTGCTGAAACAAAGCAAAAATTATGATACTAAAAG ATGTAATGCGTTTGTATGCGATGTAACCCAGGGAGACTGGAAGGCACCTTTCGGTTATGAAAGCCTCGATGTTGTGATTATAATTTTCGTCCTGTCCGCAATTCATCCCAATAA AGTTGCAGCAGTAATTGACAAGGTGTACAAGTATTTGAAACCAGGTGGTCTGGCAGTATTTAGAGATTATGGTCGTTATGATATGGCTCAGCTACGATTCAAGCCGGGACAATGTCTACAGAAAAACTTCTACGCAAAAGGAGACGGGACGTTTGTGTATTATTTCactaaag AGGAAGTTGGAGAACTTTTCACTAGAGCTGGTTTTATAAAGGAACAACTTCTGGAAGACAAGAGGTTACAGGTTAACAGAggaaaacgtatagaaatgtacCGCGTTTGGATTCAAGGAAAATTTAGGAAACcagaataa